The proteins below come from a single Antennarius striatus isolate MH-2024 chromosome 18, ASM4005453v1, whole genome shotgun sequence genomic window:
- the LOC137612508 gene encoding heat shock protein 30-like, with translation MLRSHGLQSSLIPVMSFYCPVRRLRPEVGPLSCQHRNLQQLCSSLDLMDQLRNSIQEEMEPFQTSMEVQPVFQQLEKEGPIFGLTLDTRGYSPEELSVRQVGRKLRVSGRTEKKQGEEEKGSYSYRLQEFRREFELPEGTNPEAVTCFLDPDGKLHIQMAEAPQVEEAERELAIKRSSEENTQKSVCSEREGSSTETHNSSQNTP, from the coding sequence ATGCTGCGATCTCATGGACTCCAGTCATCCCTCATTCCAGTCATGAGCTTCTACTGTCCTGTTCGCAGGCTGAGGCCAGAGGTTGGACCTCTGTCCTGCCAGCACAGAAACCTacagcagctctgcagcagtCTGGATCTGATGGACCAACTTCGAAACAGCAtccaggaggagatggagcCGTTCCAAACCAGTATGGAGGTGCAACCAGTCTTCcagcagctggagaaagagGGGCCAATCTTTGGGCTGACCCTGGACACTCGAGGCTACTCTCCAGAGGAGCTGTCTGTCAGGCAGGTAGGGAGGAAGCTGAGAGTCAGCGGGAGGACAGAGAAgaagcagggggaggaggagaaaggctCCTACTCCTACAGACTCCAGGAGTTCAGACGGGAGTTTGAGCTTCCAGAGGGAACCAACCCTGAAGCCGTCACCTGCTTCCTGGATCCAGACGGGAAGCTCCACATCCAGATGGCTGAAGCTCCACAAGTGGAGGAGGCTGAGAGAGAGCTGGCTATCAAGAGGAGCTCGGAGGAGAACACACagaagagtgtgtgttcagagagagaaggcagcagcacagagacacacaacagcagCCAGAACACACCTTAA